The Agrobacterium vitis genome has a segment encoding these proteins:
- a CDS encoding ABC transporter permease has product MILEAILLTVITASTPLVIAALGELVTERAGVLNLGVEGMMVMGAVAAFATAYSTGSPLLGVVAGIVAGAGFSLLFGFLTLTLVTNQVATGLALTILGLGVSGQLGESFVGKPGVKLQAIEFPVLSDIPVVGPLLFRQDLIFYLAIVLVIGVHWFLFKSRAGLMLRAVGDSPASAHTLGLKVIRTRYLAVMFGGACSGLAGAQLSLVYTPQWVENMSAGRGWIALALVVFASWRPGRVLAGGYLFGAVTIGQLHAQAFGIGLPSQFLSALPYAATIVVLIAISHNRRTTLINTPASLGKPFVPDR; this is encoded by the coding sequence ATGATCCTCGAAGCCATTCTTCTGACGGTTATCACTGCCTCAACCCCGCTGGTTATCGCTGCCCTTGGCGAGCTTGTCACTGAGCGCGCCGGTGTGCTCAATCTCGGCGTCGAAGGCATGATGGTTATGGGCGCGGTTGCCGCTTTTGCAACTGCCTATTCCACCGGATCACCGCTGCTGGGCGTGGTGGCGGGCATTGTCGCCGGTGCAGGATTTTCGCTGCTGTTTGGATTTTTGACGCTGACGCTCGTCACCAACCAGGTGGCTACCGGGTTGGCGCTGACCATTCTGGGGCTTGGCGTGTCCGGCCAGTTGGGCGAGAGTTTTGTCGGCAAGCCCGGCGTCAAGCTTCAGGCCATTGAGTTTCCGGTCCTGTCGGATATTCCCGTCGTCGGCCCTCTGCTGTTTCGGCAGGATCTGATCTTTTATCTGGCGATTGTCCTTGTCATCGGCGTCCACTGGTTCCTGTTTAAAAGCCGGGCAGGGCTGATGTTGCGGGCGGTGGGCGATAGTCCCGCGTCTGCGCATACATTGGGGCTGAAAGTCATCCGCACCCGCTATCTGGCGGTGATGTTCGGCGGTGCCTGTTCCGGTCTGGCCGGGGCGCAATTGTCGCTGGTCTATACGCCGCAATGGGTGGAAAACATGTCGGCTGGGCGGGGCTGGATCGCGCTGGCGCTGGTGGTGTTTGCCTCCTGGCGACCGGGGCGGGTGCTGGCGGGCGGCTATCTGTTTGGGGCGGTCACCATCGGCCAGCTGCATGCGCAGGCATTCGGCATCGGATTGCCGTCGCAGTTTTTATCAGCACTTCCTTATGCTGCGACCATTGTCGTTTTGATCGCGATTTCGCATAATCGGCGCACGACGCTGATCAATACACCCGCTTCTCTGGGAAAGCCCTTCGTTCCGGATCGCTGA
- a CDS encoding ABC transporter permease → MRIELEKRARASGLFTLVSPLLALALTLFFGGLMFAALGKDPFFALYSFFIAPLTEVWSLHELAIKAAPLILIAVGLSVCYRSNNWNIGAEGQFTVGAICGSIIPVIFYEWQSPLLLPLMMVMGMVGGALYAAIPALLKTRFNTNEILTSLMLVYIAQFILDYLVRGPWRDPQGFNFPQTREFVTEGILPAIWEDSGRAHWGFVFALVAAVGVWLMMRYTLKGFEIVVLGQSERAGRFAGFSSRGMVWFSMLFSGALAGLAGISEVSGSINHLQPSISPGYGFTAIIVAFLGRLNPLGIIVAGLVLALTYLGGEGAQLAIGVSDKVARVFQGLLLFFVLSCDTLIYYRIRLVFSKTRSSVAEGAK, encoded by the coding sequence ATGCGCATTGAACTGGAAAAGCGCGCCCGCGCGTCCGGGCTGTTTACGCTGGTCTCACCCTTACTGGCGCTGGCTTTGACGCTGTTTTTCGGCGGGTTGATGTTTGCAGCGCTGGGCAAGGACCCGTTCTTTGCGCTTTACAGCTTTTTCATTGCGCCGCTCACCGAGGTCTGGTCGCTGCATGAGCTGGCGATCAAGGCGGCACCGCTGATCCTGATCGCTGTCGGACTGTCTGTCTGTTATCGCTCGAACAATTGGAATATTGGCGCGGAAGGCCAGTTCACGGTAGGGGCGATTTGCGGTTCGATCATTCCGGTGATCTTTTACGAATGGCAATCGCCGCTGCTTTTGCCGCTGATGATGGTGATGGGCATGGTTGGTGGTGCGCTTTACGCCGCCATCCCGGCGCTGTTGAAAACCCGCTTCAACACCAATGAAATTCTCACCAGCCTGATGCTGGTCTATATTGCTCAGTTCATTCTGGATTACCTGGTGCGCGGTCCCTGGCGCGACCCGCAAGGCTTCAATTTTCCCCAGACCCGCGAATTCGTCACGGAGGGCATTCTGCCTGCCATCTGGGAAGACTCAGGACGCGCCCATTGGGGCTTTGTCTTTGCCTTGGTTGCGGCTGTCGGCGTCTGGTTGATGATGCGTTATACGCTGAAGGGCTTTGAAATCGTCGTGCTTGGCCAATCGGAACGGGCAGGGCGGTTTGCCGGTTTTTCCTCCAGGGGCATGGTTTGGTTTTCCATGCTGTTTTCCGGGGCGCTGGCCGGTCTTGCCGGGATTTCTGAGGTGTCTGGGTCGATCAATCACTTGCAGCCGTCAATTTCGCCGGGCTACGGCTTTACGGCGATCATTGTCGCGTTTCTCGGCAGGCTCAATCCGCTCGGTATCATTGTTGCCGGTTTGGTTCTGGCGCTGACCTATCTGGGCGGCGAGGGCGCGCAGCTGGCCATTGGCGTTTCGGATAAGGTGGCGCGGGTGTTTCAGGGGCTGTTGCTGTTCTTCGTGCTCTCCTGCGACACGTTGATTTATTATAGGATCAGGCTGGTGTTTTCCAAAACCCGCTCCTCCGTGGCAGAGGGTGCGAAATGA
- a CDS encoding ABC transporter ATP-binding protein gives MFVPTEAEQGGRVSHSKEVAPSPLLSVRSLTKRFGTFAACDGIDLDILPGEIHALLGENGAGKSTLVKMLFGVLTPSAGEIHWDHQGPVEVASPAEARRLGIGMVFQHFSLFEALTVAENIALSLDRSVSIGEISEQARTLSLSYGLPLDPSAHVADLSVGERQRIEIVRALLQNPKLIILDEPTSVLTPQEADKLFETLEKLRAEGRSVLYISHRLEEVQRICDRATVLRHGKVTGTCDPRQETPSTLARMMVGADVIGVTPDAAAPVGADLLTVRNLSVDARTPFSMALKDVWLTVRAGEILGLAGVAGNGQSELFDVLSGEYTVRDHQAIQLCGQPVGRFGINRRRLIGAGFVPEERHGHAAVTGLSLSDNLLLARHRSDRGRYVSGLFGLIRHSAIKSSTLQICEAMDVRKSGEDPSAGSLSGGNLQKFIVGRELDRKPAVLVVNQPTWGVDAGAASRIRQALIDLAAQGSAVVIISQDLDEIFEVSTSIAAISEGRLSKVYPSGVMNREKIGLLMGGLHGLESADAH, from the coding sequence ATGTTCGTCCCAACCGAGGCGGAGCAAGGGGGTCGAGTGTCGCATAGCAAAGAAGTAGCGCCATCTCCGCTGCTTTCGGTTCGCAGCCTGACGAAGCGATTCGGCACATTTGCCGCCTGCGATGGCATTGATCTCGACATTCTTCCCGGCGAAATCCATGCCCTCCTTGGAGAAAATGGCGCTGGCAAATCAACGCTCGTCAAAATGCTCTTTGGCGTGCTGACCCCGAGCGCTGGCGAGATTCATTGGGACCATCAAGGGCCCGTCGAGGTCGCGTCTCCAGCGGAGGCCCGTCGGCTTGGCATCGGTATGGTCTTCCAGCATTTTTCGCTGTTTGAAGCGCTGACTGTGGCTGAGAACATCGCCTTGTCCTTGGATCGTTCGGTCTCGATTGGCGAAATTTCGGAACAGGCGCGGACCTTGTCGCTGTCTTACGGTTTGCCGCTCGATCCTTCGGCCCATGTCGCGGATCTGTCGGTTGGCGAGCGTCAGCGGATCGAAATCGTCCGGGCATTGTTGCAAAATCCGAAACTAATCATTCTTGACGAGCCGACCTCGGTGCTGACCCCGCAGGAGGCCGACAAGCTGTTTGAAACGCTGGAAAAGCTGCGGGCCGAAGGGCGTTCAGTGCTCTATATCAGCCATCGGTTGGAAGAGGTGCAGCGCATTTGCGACCGTGCCACGGTTTTGCGCCACGGTAAGGTGACAGGCACCTGCGATCCGCGTCAGGAAACCCCGTCCACGCTGGCGCGAATGATGGTAGGCGCGGACGTCATCGGTGTGACGCCAGATGCTGCGGCTCCTGTTGGTGCGGACCTACTCACTGTTCGCAATCTCAGCGTCGATGCACGCACGCCGTTTTCCATGGCGTTGAAGGATGTGTGGCTGACTGTTCGTGCCGGTGAAATCCTCGGACTGGCGGGCGTGGCCGGTAATGGCCAGAGCGAATTGTTTGATGTGCTGTCGGGCGAATATACCGTGCGTGACCATCAAGCCATCCAGCTATGCGGCCAGCCGGTCGGGCGCTTCGGTATCAACCGGCGTCGGTTGATCGGAGCTGGTTTCGTGCCGGAAGAGCGCCATGGCCATGCCGCCGTTACCGGCCTTTCGCTGTCGGACAATCTGCTTTTGGCGCGGCATCGCTCTGATCGTGGGCGTTATGTCTCAGGTCTGTTCGGCCTGATCCGCCACAGCGCCATCAAGTCGTCCACCCTACAGATTTGCGAGGCGATGGATGTGCGAAAGAGCGGTGAGGACCCTTCCGCCGGATCGCTTTCGGGCGGCAACCTGCAAAAATTCATTGTCGGGCGTGAGCTGGACCGCAAACCGGCGGTGCTGGTCGTCAACCAGCCAACCTGGGGTGTGGATGCGGGTGCGGCCAGCCGCATTCGCCAGGCGCTTATCGATCTTGCGGCTCAAGGCTCGGCGGTGGTGATCATCAGCCAGGATCTGGACGAGATTTTCGAAGTCTCGACATCGATTGCGGCAATTTCGGAGGGCAGGCTGTCGAAAGTCTACCCAAGCGGCGTGATGAACCGCGAGAAGATCGGTCTGTTGATGGGCGGCTTGCATGGTCTGGAGAGCGCCGATGCGCATTGA
- the pcsA gene encoding phosphatidylcholine synthase, producing MKIFNYKRVPYAEMRAFSVHILTASGSFLAFLGVVAAAEHRFVDMFWWLGLALAVDGIDGPIARKVKVKEVLPNWSGDTLDNIIDYVTYVLLPAFALYQSGMIGQPCSFVAAGMIVVSSAIYYADMGMKTDEYFFSGFPVVWNMIVFTLFVIDASATTAMVVVGISVALTFLPISFLHPVRVKRLRPLNLAVFFLWCGLGGAALLMHFQTPSFLVIPFIISGIYLYVIGGILQAFPSLGRS from the coding sequence ATGAAGATTTTCAACTATAAGCGCGTACCCTATGCAGAGATGCGCGCGTTTTCCGTGCATATTCTGACAGCCTCCGGCTCGTTCCTGGCATTTTTGGGCGTCGTCGCTGCGGCGGAACATCGCTTTGTCGATATGTTCTGGTGGCTTGGCCTGGCGCTGGCCGTGGATGGTATCGATGGACCGATTGCCCGCAAGGTCAAGGTCAAGGAGGTCCTGCCCAATTGGTCAGGCGATACGCTCGATAACATTATCGACTATGTGACCTATGTCCTGCTACCCGCTTTTGCGCTTTACCAGAGCGGTATGATCGGCCAGCCCTGTTCTTTCGTCGCTGCCGGAATGATCGTAGTGTCCAGCGCCATCTACTATGCCGATATGGGCATGAAGACCGACGAATATTTCTTCTCCGGCTTTCCAGTCGTTTGGAATATGATCGTTTTTACCCTGTTCGTCATCGATGCCTCGGCAACGACCGCGATGGTCGTGGTCGGCATTTCCGTGGCGCTGACCTTCCTGCCGATCAGCTTTCTGCATCCCGTCCGGGTCAAGCGGCTGCGACCACTTAATCTGGCGGTGTTTTTCCTGTGGTGCGGATTGGGGGGTGCGGCGTTGCTGATGCATTTCCAAACGCCGTCTTTCCTGGTCATCCCCTTCATTATTAGCGGCATTTACCTCTATGTGATTGGTGGAATTCTCCAGGCTTTTCCGTCGCTTGGCCGTAGTTGA
- a CDS encoding UbiH/UbiF family hydroxylase translates to METVDVTVIGAGLAGSVAALALARRGRKVTLVAGDTRPKDRRTTALMDQSIRFLDRLGLWEELKSQGEALSTMQIIDGTKRLLRAPPVAFRSSEIGLAAFGYNFQNSDLLDVFDAALARESNLTVLHQQAASIDFSQENARVTLADNTVIECDLVVGADGRHSMTRGAADVAVRTWSYPQTAVVLNFTHTLPHNNVSTEFHTETGPFTQVPLKGNRSSLVWVVEPEEAERLKSLPLNDLSALVEARMQSLLGQVTVEAPAQVWPLSGMSANRYGKGRAVFIGEAAHAFPPIGAQGLNLSLRDIMVLEDLVGHEPQKPLGSTLGDRFDRRRKVDVWSRTASVDLLNRSLLSSFLPVQMVRAAGIHLLSNLSPLRHFAMREGVAPGCGFGAFPQMIRDKIKSRF, encoded by the coding sequence ATGGAAACGGTCGATGTCACGGTAATTGGCGCAGGTCTGGCTGGGTCCGTCGCGGCACTGGCACTGGCCCGACGCGGGCGCAAGGTAACGTTGGTTGCCGGGGATACCCGCCCGAAAGATCGCCGCACCACGGCTCTGATGGATCAATCCATCCGCTTTCTCGACCGTCTCGGCCTATGGGAAGAGCTCAAATCCCAAGGTGAAGCGCTTTCGACCATGCAGATCATCGATGGCACAAAGCGACTGCTGCGCGCGCCGCCCGTCGCGTTTCGCAGTTCCGAAATCGGGCTGGCCGCCTTCGGCTATAATTTTCAAAACAGCGATCTTCTCGATGTGTTCGATGCTGCCCTGGCACGCGAATCCAACCTTACCGTTTTGCATCAACAGGCTGCGTCCATTGATTTCTCCCAGGAAAATGCTCGCGTAACACTTGCCGATAACACGGTTATCGAATGCGATCTGGTGGTCGGTGCCGATGGCCGGCACTCAATGACGCGCGGCGCGGCAGATGTGGCGGTGCGGACCTGGTCCTATCCGCAAACGGCCGTGGTGTTGAATTTCACCCACACCCTGCCCCACAACAATGTCTCGACCGAATTTCATACGGAAACCGGGCCGTTCACCCAGGTGCCGCTCAAAGGCAATCGTTCCAGCCTGGTCTGGGTGGTCGAGCCTGAGGAAGCGGAACGGCTGAAATCCTTGCCGCTCAACGATCTCAGCGCTCTGGTCGAAGCGCGCATGCAGTCGCTTCTGGGTCAAGTCACGGTCGAGGCACCAGCCCAGGTCTGGCCGCTTTCAGGCATGAGCGCTAACCGCTACGGCAAGGGCCGCGCCGTTTTCATTGGTGAGGCGGCACATGCCTTCCCGCCCATCGGCGCGCAAGGTCTTAATCTCAGCCTGCGCGACATCATGGTCCTGGAAGATCTTGTTGGGCATGAGCCGCAAAAGCCACTCGGCTCGACGCTGGGCGACCGCTTCGATCGCCGCCGCAAGGTGGATGTCTGGAGCCGCACTGCCAGCGTCGATCTTCTCAACAGGTCGCTGCTGTCGTCCTTCCTGCCGGTGCAAATGGTGCGCGCTGCCGGCATTCATCTTCTCTCAAACCTGTCACCGCTGCGCCATTTCGCCATGCGCGAGGGCGTTGCACCGGGCTGTGGCTTCGGCGCGTTTCCGCAGATGATCCGCGACAAGATCAAATCGCGATTTTGA
- a CDS encoding cytochrome c biogenesis CcdA family protein: protein MTIADIPFLTALVAGTLSFLSPCVLPLVPPYLCYMAGVSVEQFRGEAVAVDRRARSAVIFSALCFTLGFATVFVALGAGASSIGMMLRQHLDLLSKIGGLIIIVMGLNFLGLFRIGLLAREMRFAGGGKPATLTGAYVMGLAFAFGWTPCIGPVLGAILAVAAARDTVGQGAVLLAVYSLGLAIPFWIAAGFSGAFMRFLTRFRRHLGLVEKLMGLLLVATGLAFIFGFVSDLAIWFQQSFPILSRIG from the coding sequence GTGACGATTGCTGACATTCCATTTCTGACGGCGCTTGTGGCCGGGACCTTGTCCTTTCTGTCGCCCTGTGTTTTGCCGCTGGTGCCGCCTTACCTCTGCTATATGGCGGGGGTCAGCGTCGAGCAGTTTCGCGGCGAGGCGGTGGCGGTTGACCGGCGGGCGCGCTCGGCGGTGATTTTTTCGGCCCTGTGTTTCACCCTGGGCTTTGCCACGGTCTTCGTGGCGCTCGGGGCAGGCGCTTCCTCCATTGGCATGATGTTGCGTCAGCATCTCGATCTCCTGTCGAAGATCGGCGGCTTGATCATCATCGTCATGGGGTTGAATTTTCTAGGCCTGTTTCGCATCGGCCTGCTGGCCCGCGAAATGCGCTTTGCAGGTGGCGGCAAGCCCGCGACCCTGACAGGGGCCTATGTGATGGGGCTAGCCTTTGCCTTTGGCTGGACGCCCTGCATCGGCCCTGTGCTGGGCGCGATCCTTGCGGTTGCGGCGGCCCGCGATACGGTTGGGCAGGGGGCCGTACTGCTGGCGGTCTATTCGCTGGGGCTTGCCATTCCGTTCTGGATCGCCGCAGGCTTTTCAGGAGCATTCATGCGGTTTCTCACCCGGTTTCGCCGTCATCTCGGTCTGGTGGAAAAGCTCATGGGGCTGCTTCTGGTGGCAACCGGGCTTGCCTTCATATTCGGCTTTGTGTCCGATCTGGCGATCTGGTTTCAGCAGAGTTTTCCGATCCTGTCGCGGATCGGATAA
- a CDS encoding chloride channel protein, producing MLNKPFQSPSTASFLNNLKASRLQALLRRGELGLVVLAAIIGILAGLLVSLVSFLSASLHFLIFGVEGTLSGSGITGPIVLGGPIIGGVILGVIVFILSKTRKKPMVDPIEANALHGGRLSLTDSIIVCVQNIISNGFGASVGLEAGYTQIASGFASKLGVKLKLRRGDLRLLVGCGAAGAIAAAFDAPLTGAFYAVELIIGSYTVVTLAPVIVSALVAKIVTSQIGGQGLSIDIGAVGNITPIDYLPAVMLGIVCAGVGIVLMQAVSFIEETARKSFISQPFRPMIGGIIIGLLALVSPQVLAGGHGALHINLNTQSSLYALVLLFVLKSIASAISIGSGFRGGLFFASLFMGALLGKIFAFGAMLFPAVTLTPVIYAVVGMSAFAAAVIGGPLTMTFLALELTGDFPITALVLASVITTSLVVRVSFGYSFATWRFHLRGETIRSAQDVGWIRDLTVAKMMRADVRTAKLSMGLEEFCKQFPLGSTQRVIMVNDDGRYAGIVLLPEIYADPMDRENESRSLETYLRYTKDVLLPTMNVKQAAAIFDSTQSEALAVMNDRVQNRPIGLLTESHTLRRYSEELDLRRREVAGEF from the coding sequence ATGTTGAACAAGCCCTTTCAATCTCCCAGCACGGCCAGCTTTCTCAACAATCTGAAAGCCTCCCGGCTTCAGGCGCTGCTGCGGCGGGGCGAGCTGGGGCTGGTGGTGCTGGCCGCCATTATCGGCATACTCGCGGGGTTGCTGGTGTCGCTGGTCAGCTTCCTGAGCGCTAGCCTGCATTTTCTAATCTTCGGCGTTGAGGGCACGTTGAGTGGCAGCGGCATTACCGGGCCTATCGTGCTGGGCGGTCCTATTATCGGCGGCGTCATCCTCGGCGTCATTGTCTTCATTCTGTCCAAAACCCGTAAAAAACCGATGGTGGACCCCATCGAGGCCAATGCGTTGCATGGTGGACGGTTGTCGCTGACCGACAGCATCATCGTTTGTGTGCAGAACATCATTTCCAATGGCTTCGGGGCCTCGGTCGGGTTGGAGGCCGGTTACACCCAGATCGCCTCCGGCTTTGCCTCCAAGCTTGGCGTCAAGCTGAAGCTGCGGCGCGGCGACTTACGACTGCTGGTCGGCTGCGGGGCCGCCGGTGCGATTGCCGCGGCTTTCGATGCGCCATTGACCGGCGCCTTCTATGCGGTTGAACTGATCATTGGCTCCTATACGGTCGTGACGCTCGCCCCGGTGATCGTCTCGGCACTGGTGGCAAAAATCGTTACCAGCCAGATCGGCGGGCAGGGGCTGTCCATCGATATCGGTGCGGTTGGTAACATCACCCCAATCGATTACCTGCCCGCCGTCATGCTCGGCATCGTCTGCGCGGGCGTTGGCATCGTCCTCATGCAGGCCGTTTCCTTCATTGAGGAAACGGCGCGCAAAAGCTTTATCTCGCAGCCATTCAGGCCGATGATTGGCGGAATCATTATCGGCCTTCTGGCGCTGGTTTCCCCGCAGGTTCTGGCCGGTGGCCACGGCGCGCTGCATATCAACCTCAATACCCAGAGCAGCCTTTATGCACTGGTTCTGCTGTTCGTGCTCAAATCCATTGCCAGCGCCATCTCCATCGGCTCCGGCTTTCGTGGTGGCCTGTTTTTCGCCTCGCTGTTCATGGGGGCGCTGCTTGGCAAGATCTTCGCCTTTGGTGCCATGCTGTTTCCAGCGGTGACGCTGACGCCGGTGATTTATGCGGTGGTTGGCATGAGCGCCTTTGCCGCCGCCGTCATTGGTGGACCGCTGACCATGACCTTCCTGGCTCTGGAATTGACCGGCGACTTTCCCATCACCGCGCTGGTGCTTGCCTCCGTTATCACCACCTCGCTGGTGGTGCGGGTGTCGTTTGGCTATTCCTTCGCCACATGGCGTTTTCACCTGCGCGGAGAAACCATTCGCAGCGCCCAGGATGTCGGCTGGATACGCGACCTGACGGTGGCCAAGATGATGCGCGCCGATGTCCGCACCGCCAAGCTCTCCATGGGGCTTGAGGAATTCTGCAAGCAATTTCCCCTAGGTTCGACCCAGCGTGTGATCATGGTTAATGACGACGGTCGCTATGCCGGTATCGTGCTTTTGCCGGAAATCTATGCCGATCCAATGGATCGTGAGAATGAGAGCCGCAGCCTGGAAACCTATCTGCGCTATACCAAGGATGTGCTTTTGCCGACCATGAACGTCAAGCAGGCCGCCGCCATCTTTGATTCCACCCAGAGCGAAGCACTGGCCGTCATGAATGATCGTGTGCAGAACCGTCCCATCGGCTTGCTGACCGAAAGCCACACGCTTCGCCGCTACAGCGAAGAACTTGACCTCAGACGCCGTGAGGTTGCAGGCGAGTTTTAA
- a CDS encoding MBL fold metallo-hydrolase, with the protein MTYLRRFTILGCSSSPGVPRINGDWGDCDPSNPKNRRTRASFLIEQIGPDGGKTVVLVDTGPDFREQMIRAGVQSLDAVVYSHAHADHLHGIDDLRGYSLMQRGRIPIYAEPETMRRIETGFGYCLKTPDGSNYPPIVRPHIIEDMNQPVEIDGAGGRIALLPLEQQHGDIISLGFRIGDVAYCSDVSDFPEKTVQRLAGLDVLVIDALQYREHPSHLSLSQSLAWIESLAPKRAILTHMHIPLDYETVLRETPDHVEPAYDQMQFELTLPA; encoded by the coding sequence ATGACCTATCTCCGCCGCTTCACCATTCTGGGATGTTCATCCTCGCCGGGCGTGCCGCGGATCAATGGTGACTGGGGAGATTGCGATCCGTCGAACCCGAAGAACAGGCGCACACGCGCGTCTTTTCTGATCGAGCAGATCGGCCCGGATGGCGGCAAGACCGTGGTTCTCGTCGATACCGGTCCGGATTTTCGTGAACAGATGATCCGTGCGGGTGTCCAGTCGCTGGACGCTGTCGTCTACAGCCACGCCCATGCCGACCACTTGCATGGCATCGATGATCTTCGCGGCTATTCCTTGATGCAGCGCGGACGCATTCCGATCTATGCCGAGCCGGAGACCATGCGTCGGATAGAGACGGGGTTCGGCTACTGCCTGAAGACCCCTGATGGTAGCAATTATCCACCCATCGTCCGTCCCCATATCATCGAGGACATGAACCAGCCGGTTGAGATCGATGGCGCAGGCGGACGCATTGCGCTCTTGCCGCTGGAACAGCAGCATGGCGACATTATTTCACTCGGCTTTCGCATTGGTGATGTCGCCTATTGCAGCGATGTCAGCGATTTTCCAGAGAAAACCGTGCAGCGTCTGGCCGGGCTGGATGTGCTTGTTATCGATGCCCTGCAATACAGGGAGCATCCGAGCCATCTGTCCCTGTCGCAATCGCTAGCCTGGATCGAATCGCTTGCCCCGAAGCGGGCGATATTGACCCATATGCATATTCCACTCGATTACGAGACCGTCCTGCGCGAAACGCCTGACCATGTCGAGCCGGCGTATGACCAGATGCAATTTGAGCTCACGCTGCCGGCCTGA
- a CDS encoding TatD family hydrolase, whose protein sequence is MLIDTHCHLDFADFEEERDELVKRAHDAGVKQMVTISTRVAKLPALLALTERYPSVFCSVGTHPNNANEELEIAADDLVRLAETHEKVVAIGECGLDYFYDTQTPEDQKTGFLRHIEASRRTQLPLVIHSRSADDDMAQILRDETAKGVFPFILHCFSAGEALAKTGVELGGYISFSGILTFPKSQELRDIAKEIPLDRLLVETDAPYLAPKRWRGKRNEPSYVVNTAEVLAEVKGVSYAEIAAITTDNALRLFSKMPRL, encoded by the coding sequence ATGCTGATCGATACCCATTGCCACCTGGATTTCGCCGATTTCGAGGAAGAGCGCGACGAGCTGGTGAAGCGCGCCCATGACGCAGGCGTCAAGCAGATGGTGACGATCTCCACCCGCGTCGCCAAGCTTCCGGCGCTTTTGGCGCTGACCGAGCGCTACCCTTCGGTATTCTGCTCGGTCGGCACCCATCCCAACAATGCCAATGAAGAGCTGGAGATCGCTGCGGACGATCTGGTGCGGCTGGCCGAGACGCATGAGAAAGTCGTTGCCATCGGCGAATGCGGCCTGGACTATTTCTACGATACCCAGACGCCTGAGGACCAGAAGACCGGCTTCCTGCGCCATATCGAGGCATCGCGCCGCACGCAATTGCCACTGGTGATCCATAGCCGCAGCGCCGATGACGACATGGCGCAGATCCTGCGCGACGAGACGGCCAAGGGTGTGTTTCCCTTCATTCTGCATTGCTTTTCGGCTGGCGAGGCTTTGGCGAAAACCGGCGTCGAGCTGGGCGGCTATATTTCCTTTTCCGGCATTCTGACCTTTCCGAAATCGCAGGAGCTGCGCGATATCGCCAAGGAAATTCCTCTGGATCGCCTTTTGGTGGAAACAGACGCGCCGTACCTTGCGCCAAAGCGCTGGCGTGGAAAACGCAACGAGCCCTCCTATGTCGTCAATACGGCGGAGGTGCTGGCCGAGGTCAAAGGCGTCAGCTACGCCGAAATCGCCGCGATCACCACGGATAATGCATTGCGACTGTTTTCGAAAATGCCAAGGCTTTGA